From the genome of Candidatus Neomarinimicrobiota bacterium:
TCTTTTTTGCGTTTTATGTTTCGGCACAATTTCATGCATCCGGGAAAGTGCTGCACTCTATATTTGATCTTGATCCAATGGTCGGGATTTCTATAGGCGCTCTAATTATTACCGGATATACGCTTTTAGGTGGTTTTTATGCAGTTGCCTGGACGGACTTAGTTCAAGGAATTCTAATGATTGGAACCCTGGTTATTTTACCTTTGGCAGGATTTATTGAAATTTCAGGAGACTCTGCAAAATCATTGTCCGACAGTCTCACCGCTGCAGGACCTTATCATTCATCATTTACCGGTGGTAAGGAAGGATTCGCTGCCTTAGCCTTAATTGTGAGTGGACTTAGTTGGGGACTTGGATATTTGGGGCAACCGCATCTGTTAATTCGGTATATGGCTATTCGTGATGTAAAAGAAGTAAAAATTGCTCGGCGCATTGCTGTTACGTGGACCATCCCGGGAATGACAGGTTCTTTGCTGATTGGATTAGTGGCACTTGCGTATTTCGGTCCTGAACATTTTACGAATTTGGATGTGGAGCTGGCCATGCCGTTCTTGGCAACAGAACTTCTTCCGGCTGTTATTGCCGGATTATTTATTTCAGGTGCTGTGGCAGCTATGATGTCAACTGCAGATTCGCAGCTTTTGGTGTCCACTTCAGCAATAACTGAAGATTTTGTGCATCAATTTTTGGGGAAGAATCTATCTGAAAAAAACTTGGTTACCCTCAGCAGAATAACGATTATTTTTCTGGGTATTTTTGCTTACGGAATTGCTTTGTATTCGCAAATAGTTGACAAAAATATATTCTCGGTAGTCAGCTATGCTTGGAGCGGACTAGGCTCTGCATTTGGACCGGCATTGGTGTTGACGCTCTGGTGGAAAAAAACAACGAAAAAGGGCGTAATTGCCGGGTTATTAACAGGATTTCTGACGACCGTCCTCTGGGCAAATATCGAGCCGCTTCAGATAATCATTACCGAACGATTGGTTAGTTTTGTTTTTGCATTTATGGCAGTAGTTGGTGTTAGTTTATGGGATAAAAATGTCAAAAGATAATTCTGTAGAAATCCGTCAAGCTTTGAAGGCGGTTAAGAGTGGAACTATAGATCCCGTTTATCTTCTATTAGGGAATGATTGTTTTCTTGAACAGACGTTTATAGGTGAAGTCGAATCTGGATTTTTCCCGGAGGGGGAAATTCAAAAAACTGTAATGATGCCGGGTGAAATGAAAGATGTTGAAATTATTGACCGGTTAACGGATACGGATCTTTTTTTATCGAAACAATTATTTATTTTACGGAATCCATCTTCCATTAAGAGTACGAAAATCAAAAATGAAATAATGGATTACATCAAAAATCCGCAATTGGAAAAATGTTTAATCATCATTATTGAAGATTGGGGCGATAAATCTGCATTTGCGACAAAACTCAAAAAATCAATGGCTTTCATAAATATCGGCACTCCCTTTGAATCCCAAATGATTGTTTGGATAAATTACTTATTTAAGATAAATGGGAGAGAGCAGATCTCTAAAGATGTAAAGCAAGCAGTCATTGAAGTTGCGGGAGATTCACTTTATCATGTTGCAAATGAAATTGAAAAGGTGTGTATCGGACTCGATACAACGGAGGAAATTACCGCAAAAGATATTTATAGATTTTCCGGTTGGAAGCGGGGATATCAATCCTGGCAATTTCTTACAGCCGTCGGTGAAAGAGATTTAGATCAATCTATTCAAATTGGGCAAGATCTGTTGATACGCGAATCGACATTTCATGTATTGTTGAATTCTTTAGCGAATTTATTTCAAGAAATCCTGTACCATAAAATGGGATCGGGAACAAAACCAATGAAGTGGGGTTATACTGGTTTATCGTCATCCATTACAAAAAAGTTACCGCAATTTGCGAAAGGATATAAACAATATGAAATCGAACGCAATCTCAGGCTTCTTCGCCAAATTGATGAAGAAATAAAGACAACCAACGTTTCTCATGAATATGCACTTACACGCTTCCTCTTTACAGGTCTCTCAACGCATGACTAAAACCATTCGCTATACAGATGAAGAACTTATTAAACGGTTTCAAAATGGAGATGAAAATGCTTATGCAGAATTAATCAAACGATATACAGATCCATTGTTGAATTTTGTGTACAGATTCGTGAATGATGAAGATCAGGCGGAAGATATTGTTCAGGATACCATGGTTAAACTTTTTACGCACAAACATTATTATAAGGAAATTGCCAAATTTTCCACTTGGATTTACACAATTGCCGGAAATCTTGCCAAAACGGAACTCCGAAAGAGGAAGCGCCAAAAAACTACACAGCTAAGCAAATTGGGTCCTGAAGATATGGAATTTCAAATTCCTTCAGACGACGCCGGGACCGATGAAGGAATTCAAAGTAGTTTTATTGAAAAACGGATTCAGGCAGCAATCCAAAATTTGGAACCCCATTTTAGGACTGCCATTATTTTACGGGATATCCAGGAACTTTCTTATGAAGAAATTAGTAACATTCTTAGCGTTCCGCTTGGTACGGTAAAATCCCGGATCAACCGCGGAAGATTGGAATTGCAAACTGAATTGAAAGATTTAAAATAGGAGAAAACATATTGATGGAACGTTATGAATTTGAAGGTGTGATATCTGACTACATTGACCAATCGCTTTCGCTCTCGAAAAAACAAGAATTTGAGAATTACATGAAAGCGAATCCCGAAGCAGAAGCTATTGTAGCATCTGTTCGAAAAACGATGGATGACCTTCACAATCTTCCAAAAGTAAAACCTTCTTCTGATTTCACAAATCGTCTGTGGGCGCGCGTGGATGAAGAAAGATCTAAAATGGCTCAACCGCAACGGGTTCGAAAATCCGGCACTTTTTTAGGGTTTACTCCGCTCTATGCTGGCTTAATGGCGGTATTGGTCGTCAGTTTTGTTTTCGTTGGAATGGAACTTATGCCTGATGAAATACGGGAAAATGGAAAGCCATCTTATTTTACTGAGGATCCAACAATTCCACCTCCGTTAAAATCAAATGCTAAATCGCCTGAAATGATGGCGGATGCCGAAGATGATTCATTGGATGTTGACGAAACGGATCCGGATCAAAAGATGAATTTTAAAAATCGAATTCAATTTGTAAAAGATCAATAAATTCCCTGAATCTCTATTTATTAATCCCCGTCGCTAATGTAATTTTTGGCAACGGGGATTTTGCTATCGAATCATGGATACTATAAGAAAAACGCTCGCAGTACTTATTGCAGTCTTACTTTTTCCGGTAATTTTTCTACCGGATCCGGTATCCCCATATTTTATTATCGTAAAAATATTCTTATTTCTAGCAGTTTTAATCGGGCTTTTTCTAGCGGCTTTTCCCGGGATAAAATTAAAAAATATCGGATTCTTGCTTAGTCGATCGTCGCCAGAGACTGTTAACGATGCTATCCAAACTGAAGTGGGGCTGCATTACGATGGGTTAGTTGACCTTATTTCTAAAACCATTCAATCCATAAACACCAATTATCAATCAGCTATATTTATCCTAAGTCCGGGGAAACATGCATTTACCTTACAAAAATCATCCGGGTCAATATTCAAGTCAGAAGTCCAGGAAAATAACGAAATCCTCCAATCGATCAGAACAAGTAGCTCAGGTATTGTAATCCAAAAGAAAGATGCAGGTGATGCATGGGTTTCTCTTCTAAATGAAAAACCTTGGAGAGGGAGTGAAACATTGATCGGGAGTGCGATATTTTTTCGAAATATTCCTGTTGGTTGCATCTTGGTTTACACAGAACATTTTTCCGAATATCATGAAAAAGACAGTCAAATTATTTTGAGTTTATCCAAACTTTTTTCGGATGGGATGGACCAAATTGAAAAAATTGAAAAACTCTCTATGGACAGTTACTTTTTTGAACGGATTGCTCAAATGGTATCGTCTATTGATATTCGCCCCGATGATGATCATCTTTGGGACGGAATTAACAATTTATGCAGGTCACTGTTTTCGTACGATAAACTTACCCTTTCAGTTTTGGAAAAAGATTCCAATGAAGCAACGGTGAAATTAGTGGATGGAATGACCGACGATATGAATGCCGGTAAAACGTTCAATATCCAAACAACTCTTCACGGACGCCCTATTAGGGAAGCAACAACTATCAATTCTTCGTATTGGGAAAATGATTATCAAGATAGCGGACGATTTAAACCCGGAGACTCAAATGATTTTCATTTCATGTCTATTTTAGCAGTGCCTATTAAAATCAATGGCGAAACCCGCGGATCCTTGGCATTAGAACAACTTTCGACCAAGGGATTTTCAAAAACTGACCAGCATTTATTAGAATTTTTTGCAATTAATTTGGAAGGAATTCTGTCTTGGATAGAAGAATATCAAGAACTTCACCAAAGTGCCATTCATGATGGACTTACAAAATTATTAAACCACGCTGCATTTAAAGACCAGTTTGAAGTAGAAATAAGTCGTGCATCTCGATTTAATCAGCACATGACGTTGGTGATGTTGGATCTTGATAAATTTAAGCGAGTCAACGATTCTTATGGTCATTTATACGGAGATTATGTTCTGAAAACTGTTTCGGATCTTATTAAAAAAAGCGTTCGTACAATTGATATTGTGGGACGATATGGAGGAGAAGAATTTGCCATTCTTCTTATAAATACCGACAAACATAGCGCGCTCCCGGTTTCAAAAAGGATTGTGGATTCCATCGGAGATTATGCGTTTTCTAAAGATGGAATTGAAACCACATTAACAATTAGTGCAGGTATGTCAGAATTCCCAACTGATGCGGACCAGATTAAAGATTTAATTGAAAAAGCAGATAGAGCTATGTATGAAACCAAGGCGAAAGGCGGAAATGGTGTGACAATTTTTGGCGGATCCTCCGATGGAATTCCTTCCTTTCCTTCAAAAGATCGTGATAAAAATAAAGACGACGAAACGAATGTTGAATAAATATTTCAAATTGCATTGGTTCGGTCTCTTTATTTTGGGGTGGCTCATTCAATCTTGCGCACCACCAGCTACTTCTCCTCAAAAGGATAAATCAATACAACCGGAAAATTTTGAACCGGATCCGCAGGCTCTGAAACACTTTATGGATGCCCAACTTTATATGAATCAGGAAAATTATCCTATGGCTGTCCTCGAACTTCAAGAAGCAATTGAGTTAGATCCTAATGCCGGTACAATTCATGTTTCGATGGCGGAATGTTATTGGAATTTGGGAAAAATAGATCGATCTGAACGCCATTTAAAAAAAGCCATTACATTAAATCCTGCCGACTCAGATGCACTTGAAATGCTTTCCAATCAATTTGTTATCCGTAAAAAGTATCTCAAAGCCGAGGCCTTGTTCATCAAATTAATTCAACTCGACGAAACACGGTCTGATTATTCCTTAGCTCTTGCTGAACTATATATGATTATGAAACGCCCTCACGATGCTTTGAATGCCTATTTATCAGCGTACAAAAAATATCCTGATCGATTGGATGCGCTTGAACATGCTGCCCAATTGGCATTAAGATTAAAAGATTTAGAAAAAGCTCAAGATGTATTTGCAAAGTTACTTCTTGTTGATGGGGCGAATCAAAGCTACCTCAATGCGTTTGTGGATCTTGTAATTATTAATAATAGGGAAGAAGACGGAATTGTAATATTACAAGATGCCAATTCTAGATTTGGGTCATCAGAAAAACGGCTAACCCAAATGGCTAACTTGTATTATAGAATGAATAAATCTGAAGAGTCCAAAAACATTTTAAACCAAATTAAACAGGAATTTGGACTTACGTCGGATGTTGTTTCGTTACTAACCTCAATATATTTGGAAGCGAGTGAGTATGATTCTGCATTTAAGTATTCCAATGAGTTTATTGAAAATTATGGAAATGAACCCGGTGGATATATCAATCGTGCACTTG
Proteins encoded in this window:
- a CDS encoding sodium/proline symporter; translated protein: MDITTIIFILYLVSLVGVGLWTFRFNKTQEDYLLAGRKLGPWVTAFSERASGESAWLILALPGAAITYGLSQSWTVLGIIFGSIAAWFLIAERLREQTEQFGALTLPEFFHRRFNDKSNVIRLFSAGIIAFFFAFYVSAQFHASGKVLHSIFDLDPMVGISIGALIITGYTLLGGFYAVAWTDLVQGILMIGTLVILPLAGFIEISGDSAKSLSDSLTAAGPYHSSFTGGKEGFAALALIVSGLSWGLGYLGQPHLLIRYMAIRDVKEVKIARRIAVTWTIPGMTGSLLIGLVALAYFGPEHFTNLDVELAMPFLATELLPAVIAGLFISGAVAAMMSTADSQLLVSTSAITEDFVHQFLGKNLSEKNLVTLSRITIIFLGIFAYGIALYSQIVDKNIFSVVSYAWSGLGSAFGPALVLTLWWKKTTKKGVIAGLLTGFLTTVLWANIEPLQIIITERLVSFVFAFMAVVGVSLWDKNVKR
- a CDS encoding sigma-70 family RNA polymerase sigma factor, whose product is MTKTIRYTDEELIKRFQNGDENAYAELIKRYTDPLLNFVYRFVNDEDQAEDIVQDTMVKLFTHKHYYKEIAKFSTWIYTIAGNLAKTELRKRKRQKTTQLSKLGPEDMEFQIPSDDAGTDEGIQSSFIEKRIQAAIQNLEPHFRTAIILRDIQELSYEEISNILSVPLGTVKSRINRGRLELQTELKDLK
- a CDS encoding GGDEF domain-containing protein; the encoded protein is MDTIRKTLAVLIAVLLFPVIFLPDPVSPYFIIVKIFLFLAVLIGLFLAAFPGIKLKNIGFLLSRSSPETVNDAIQTEVGLHYDGLVDLISKTIQSINTNYQSAIFILSPGKHAFTLQKSSGSIFKSEVQENNEILQSIRTSSSGIVIQKKDAGDAWVSLLNEKPWRGSETLIGSAIFFRNIPVGCILVYTEHFSEYHEKDSQIILSLSKLFSDGMDQIEKIEKLSMDSYFFERIAQMVSSIDIRPDDDHLWDGINNLCRSLFSYDKLTLSVLEKDSNEATVKLVDGMTDDMNAGKTFNIQTTLHGRPIREATTINSSYWENDYQDSGRFKPGDSNDFHFMSILAVPIKINGETRGSLALEQLSTKGFSKTDQHLLEFFAINLEGILSWIEEYQELHQSAIHDGLTKLLNHAAFKDQFEVEISRASRFNQHMTLVMLDLDKFKRVNDSYGHLYGDYVLKTVSDLIKKSVRTIDIVGRYGGEEFAILLINTDKHSALPVSKRIVDSIGDYAFSKDGIETTLTISAGMSEFPTDADQIKDLIEKADRAMYETKAKGGNGVTIFGGSSDGIPSFPSKDRDKNKDDETNVE
- a CDS encoding tetratricopeptide repeat protein yields the protein MLNKYFKLHWFGLFILGWLIQSCAPPATSPQKDKSIQPENFEPDPQALKHFMDAQLYMNQENYPMAVLELQEAIELDPNAGTIHVSMAECYWNLGKIDRSERHLKKAITLNPADSDALEMLSNQFVIRKKYLKAEALFIKLIQLDETRSDYSLALAELYMIMKRPHDALNAYLSAYKKYPDRLDALEHAAQLALRLKDLEKAQDVFAKLLLVDGANQSYLNAFVDLVIINNREEDGIVILQDANSRFGSSEKRLTQMANLYYRMNKSEESKNILNQIKQEFGLTSDVVSLLTSIYLEASEYDSAFKYSNEFIENYGNEPGGYINRALVAVNQNNDDDAIEVLLPVAEKFNDNYSIQYLLGTSYHSLSLEKQAEHYLLRALNIYPESKGVQHTLAIMYDAQQRWIESDSLYEALISSDKTDVQALNNYAYSLVEREVQLDKALELSKKAIALEPGNSAYLDTIGWIYFKLGQLDFALKYIQESVEIENTNAVVLEHLGDILISDSRFSEAVNYYKKAYELDQKNERLKEKAFSE